A genomic stretch from Neodiprion fabricii isolate iyNeoFabr1 chromosome 3, iyNeoFabr1.1, whole genome shotgun sequence includes:
- the LOC124179219 gene encoding excitatory amino acid transporter isoform X3, producing MGGQDVLASQGPRKVTADTRKWIQDNLLLLITLSGVLLGVILGFGLRPLELGGNAVMLISYPGELFMRLLKLMILPLVIASLISGSASLNARMNGKIAVRTLVYFILTSLFNAILGVALVIAIHPGDPGLRESPATAPRARLVNILDSLLDLGRNMFPDNLFQAAFQQAHTVYVPKQQSILNDSVKVLPESLPEEELTREVRYRSGTNTLGIVFFCLVFGTFLGTLGEKGQVVIDFFKAVFEVIMRMVSSVMWLTPLGITSVIAGKILGVDDLGLVMSQLAWFIITVVVGVFFYQLVIMQLIYLAFVRKNPFKFYAGLAQGTLTAFAMASTAAALPITFRLMNEKLRVDPRITRFVLPIGCNINMDGTALFVAVASIFIAQMNGIYLGFGEIITVILTSTAASVSSASVPSAALVLLLVVLSAIDAPVQDVSLLFAIDWFVDRVRTTNNMLGDCYAAAVVEQLSKKELMAVDAAAYQSEAVLPTTVANGCISASRVPDPDTVIVEMQDDSKKNGIANGATKTTKPINEETV from the exons ATGGGCGGGCAGGACGTCCTGGCCTCGCAGGGTCCCCGCAAGGTGACAGCCGACACGAGGAAGTGGATTCAGGACAACCTTCTCCTCCTCATCACATTGTCGGGTGTTCTGCTTGGCGTCATCCTCG GCTTCGGATTGCGACCCCTTGAACTAGGCGGCAATGCAGTAATGCTGATCAGCTACCCCGGAGAGCTGTTTATGAGACTACTCAAGCTGATGATTCTGCCCCTGGTAATAGCCAGCCTAATATCGG GGTCGGCGAGTCTGAACGCTCGAATGAACGGCAAGATTGCGGTGAGAACGCTGGTCTACTTCATCCTGACATCTCTCTTCAACGCCATACTCGGAGTGGCTTTAGTCATAGCGATTCACCCGGGAGATCCGGGTCTCAGGGAGTCACCAGCGACGGCGCCACGTGCCAGACTCGTCAATATCCTGGATAGCCTGTTGGACCTGGGAAG GAACATGTTCCCGGACAATCTGTTTCAAGCGGCTTTTCAGCAG GCACACACTGTGTATGTCCCGAAGCAGCAGTCGATCCTGAACGACTCGGTGAAGGTGCTTCCGGAGAGTCTCCCCGAAGAGGAACTGACCAGGGAGGTGCGGTACAGAAGTGGCACCAATACGTTGGGCATCGTATTCTTTTGTCTAGTGTTCGGCACCTTCCTGGGCACTCTAGGCGAGAAGGGTCAAGTAGTGATCGACTTCTTCAAGGCGGTATTCGAGGTGATAATGCGAATGGTCTCCAGCGTGATGTG GTTGACACCGTTGGGAATAACATCAGTGATCGCCGGTAAGATACTCGGGGTCGATGATCTTGGTCTCGTGATGTCGCAGCTGGCCTGGTTCATCATTACCGTCGTCGTCGGCGTCTTCTTTTATCAGCTGGTTATCATGCAGCTGATCTATCTGGCCTTTGTCCGCAAGAACCCCTTTAAGTTCTACGCGGGTCTGGCCCAGGGCACCCTCACCGCCTTCGCCATGGCTTCAAC GGCCGCCGCTCTTCCCATCACCTTTCGGCTGATGAACGAAAAGCTCCGGGTCGATCCGCGGATCACGAGATTCGTCCTGCCCATCGGTTGCAACATAAACATGGACGGCACTGCTCTCTTCGTCGCTGTAGCCAGCATCTTCATCGCTCAAATGAACGGGATCTACCTCGGCTTTGGAGAGATCATCACTGTGAT ACTGACCTCGACTGCCGCTTCCGTTTCATCCGCATCGGTGCCCAGCGCAGCTTTGGTACTTCTTCTAGTTGTCCTCAGTGCAATCGACGCTCCTGTTCAGGACGTCTCGCTTCTATTTGCTATCGACTGGTTTGT cGATCGCGTTCGAACCACGAATAACATGCTGGGCGATTGTTACGCGGCTGCGGTTGTCGAACAGTTGTCGAAAAAGGAACTCATGGCGGTTGACGCTGCCGCGTATCAG TCAGAAGCTGTTCTGCCCACCACAGTTGCAAATGGCTGCATTTCGGCGAGCAGAGTACCGGACCCAGACACCGTGATCGTCGAGATGCAGGATGATTCAAAGAAGAACGGCATCGCCAA CGGAGCGACGAAGACGACAAAACCGATCAACGAGGAGACGGTTTAA
- the LOC124179219 gene encoding excitatory amino acid transporter 2 isoform X5, with the protein MLISYPGELFMRLLKLMILPLVIASLISGSASLNARMNGKIAVRTLVYFILTSLFNAILGVALVIAIHPGDPGLRESPATAPRARLVNILDSLLDLGRNMFPDNLFQAAFQQAHTVYVPKQQSILNDSVKVLPESLPEEELTREVRYRSGTNTLGIVFFCLVFGTFLGTLGEKGQVVIDFFKAVFEVIMRMVSSVMWLTPLGITSVIAGKILGVDDLGLVMSQLAWFIITVVVGVFFYQLVIMQLIYLAFVRKNPFKFYAGLAQGTLTAFAMASTAAALPITFRLMNEKLRVDPRITRFVLPIGCNINMDGTALFVAVASIFIAQMNGIYLGFGEIITVILTSTAASVSSASVPSAALVLLLVVLSAIDAPVQDVSLLFAIDWFVDRVRTTNNMLGDCYAAAVVEQLSKKELMAVDAAAYQSEAVLPTTVANGCISASRVPDPDTVIVEMQDDSKKNGIANGATKTTKPINEETV; encoded by the exons ATGCTGATCAGCTACCCCGGAGAGCTGTTTATGAGACTACTCAAGCTGATGATTCTGCCCCTGGTAATAGCCAGCCTAATATCGG GGTCGGCGAGTCTGAACGCTCGAATGAACGGCAAGATTGCGGTGAGAACGCTGGTCTACTTCATCCTGACATCTCTCTTCAACGCCATACTCGGAGTGGCTTTAGTCATAGCGATTCACCCGGGAGATCCGGGTCTCAGGGAGTCACCAGCGACGGCGCCACGTGCCAGACTCGTCAATATCCTGGATAGCCTGTTGGACCTGGGAAG GAACATGTTCCCGGACAATCTGTTTCAAGCGGCTTTTCAGCAG GCACACACTGTGTATGTCCCGAAGCAGCAGTCGATCCTGAACGACTCGGTGAAGGTGCTTCCGGAGAGTCTCCCCGAAGAGGAACTGACCAGGGAGGTGCGGTACAGAAGTGGCACCAATACGTTGGGCATCGTATTCTTTTGTCTAGTGTTCGGCACCTTCCTGGGCACTCTAGGCGAGAAGGGTCAAGTAGTGATCGACTTCTTCAAGGCGGTATTCGAGGTGATAATGCGAATGGTCTCCAGCGTGATGTG GTTGACACCGTTGGGAATAACATCAGTGATCGCCGGTAAGATACTCGGGGTCGATGATCTTGGTCTCGTGATGTCGCAGCTGGCCTGGTTCATCATTACCGTCGTCGTCGGCGTCTTCTTTTATCAGCTGGTTATCATGCAGCTGATCTATCTGGCCTTTGTCCGCAAGAACCCCTTTAAGTTCTACGCGGGTCTGGCCCAGGGCACCCTCACCGCCTTCGCCATGGCTTCAAC GGCCGCCGCTCTTCCCATCACCTTTCGGCTGATGAACGAAAAGCTCCGGGTCGATCCGCGGATCACGAGATTCGTCCTGCCCATCGGTTGCAACATAAACATGGACGGCACTGCTCTCTTCGTCGCTGTAGCCAGCATCTTCATCGCTCAAATGAACGGGATCTACCTCGGCTTTGGAGAGATCATCACTGTGAT ACTGACCTCGACTGCCGCTTCCGTTTCATCCGCATCGGTGCCCAGCGCAGCTTTGGTACTTCTTCTAGTTGTCCTCAGTGCAATCGACGCTCCTGTTCAGGACGTCTCGCTTCTATTTGCTATCGACTGGTTTGT cGATCGCGTTCGAACCACGAATAACATGCTGGGCGATTGTTACGCGGCTGCGGTTGTCGAACAGTTGTCGAAAAAGGAACTCATGGCGGTTGACGCTGCCGCGTATCAG TCAGAAGCTGTTCTGCCCACCACAGTTGCAAATGGCTGCATTTCGGCGAGCAGAGTACCGGACCCAGACACCGTGATCGTCGAGATGCAGGATGATTCAAAGAAGAACGGCATCGCCAA CGGAGCGACGAAGACGACAAAACCGATCAACGAGGAGACGGTTTAA
- the LOC124179219 gene encoding excitatory amino acid transporter isoform X1, producing the protein MEEKSSARFSEYLFAKMGGQDVLASQGPRKVTADTRKWIQDNLLLLITLSGVLLGVILGFGLRPLELGGNAVMLISYPGELFMRLLKLMILPLVIASLISGSASLNARMNGKIAVRTLVYFILTSLFNAILGVALVIAIHPGDPGLRESPATAPRARLVNILDSLLDLGRNMFPDNLFQAAFQQAHTVYVPKQQSILNDSVKVLPESLPEEELTREVRYRSGTNTLGIVFFCLVFGTFLGTLGEKGQVVIDFFKAVFEVIMRMVSSVMWLTPLGITSVIAGKILGVDDLGLVMSQLAWFIITVVVGVFFYQLVIMQLIYLAFVRKNPFKFYAGLAQGTLTAFAMASTAAALPITFRLMNEKLRVDPRITRFVLPIGCNINMDGTALFVAVASIFIAQMNGIYLGFGEIITVILTSTAASVSSASVPSAALVLLLVVLSAIDAPVQDVSLLFAIDWFVDRVRTTNNMLGDCYAAAVVEQLSKKELMAVDAAAYQSEAVLPTTVANGCISASRVPDPDTVIVEMQDDSKKNGIANGATKTTKPINEETV; encoded by the exons ATGGAGGAGAAATCATCGGCCCGATTTTCAGAGTACCTCTTTGCCAAAATGGGCGGGCAGGACGTCCTGGCCTCGCAGGGTCCCCGCAAGGTGACAGCCGACACGAGGAAGTGGATTCAGGACAACCTTCTCCTCCTCATCACATTGTCGGGTGTTCTGCTTGGCGTCATCCTCG GCTTCGGATTGCGACCCCTTGAACTAGGCGGCAATGCAGTAATGCTGATCAGCTACCCCGGAGAGCTGTTTATGAGACTACTCAAGCTGATGATTCTGCCCCTGGTAATAGCCAGCCTAATATCGG GGTCGGCGAGTCTGAACGCTCGAATGAACGGCAAGATTGCGGTGAGAACGCTGGTCTACTTCATCCTGACATCTCTCTTCAACGCCATACTCGGAGTGGCTTTAGTCATAGCGATTCACCCGGGAGATCCGGGTCTCAGGGAGTCACCAGCGACGGCGCCACGTGCCAGACTCGTCAATATCCTGGATAGCCTGTTGGACCTGGGAAG GAACATGTTCCCGGACAATCTGTTTCAAGCGGCTTTTCAGCAG GCACACACTGTGTATGTCCCGAAGCAGCAGTCGATCCTGAACGACTCGGTGAAGGTGCTTCCGGAGAGTCTCCCCGAAGAGGAACTGACCAGGGAGGTGCGGTACAGAAGTGGCACCAATACGTTGGGCATCGTATTCTTTTGTCTAGTGTTCGGCACCTTCCTGGGCACTCTAGGCGAGAAGGGTCAAGTAGTGATCGACTTCTTCAAGGCGGTATTCGAGGTGATAATGCGAATGGTCTCCAGCGTGATGTG GTTGACACCGTTGGGAATAACATCAGTGATCGCCGGTAAGATACTCGGGGTCGATGATCTTGGTCTCGTGATGTCGCAGCTGGCCTGGTTCATCATTACCGTCGTCGTCGGCGTCTTCTTTTATCAGCTGGTTATCATGCAGCTGATCTATCTGGCCTTTGTCCGCAAGAACCCCTTTAAGTTCTACGCGGGTCTGGCCCAGGGCACCCTCACCGCCTTCGCCATGGCTTCAAC GGCCGCCGCTCTTCCCATCACCTTTCGGCTGATGAACGAAAAGCTCCGGGTCGATCCGCGGATCACGAGATTCGTCCTGCCCATCGGTTGCAACATAAACATGGACGGCACTGCTCTCTTCGTCGCTGTAGCCAGCATCTTCATCGCTCAAATGAACGGGATCTACCTCGGCTTTGGAGAGATCATCACTGTGAT ACTGACCTCGACTGCCGCTTCCGTTTCATCCGCATCGGTGCCCAGCGCAGCTTTGGTACTTCTTCTAGTTGTCCTCAGTGCAATCGACGCTCCTGTTCAGGACGTCTCGCTTCTATTTGCTATCGACTGGTTTGT cGATCGCGTTCGAACCACGAATAACATGCTGGGCGATTGTTACGCGGCTGCGGTTGTCGAACAGTTGTCGAAAAAGGAACTCATGGCGGTTGACGCTGCCGCGTATCAG TCAGAAGCTGTTCTGCCCACCACAGTTGCAAATGGCTGCATTTCGGCGAGCAGAGTACCGGACCCAGACACCGTGATCGTCGAGATGCAGGATGATTCAAAGAAGAACGGCATCGCCAA CGGAGCGACGAAGACGACAAAACCGATCAACGAGGAGACGGTTTAA
- the LOC124179219 gene encoding excitatory amino acid transporter isoform X2 — MEEKSSARFSEYLFAKMGGQDVLASQGPRKVTADTRKWIQDNLLLLITLSGVLLGVILGFGLRPLELGGNAVMLISYPGELFMRLLKLMILPLVIASLISGSASLNARMNGKIAVRTLVYFILTSLFNAILGVALVIAIHPGDPGLRESPATAPRARLVNILDSLLDLGRNMFPDNLFQAAFQQAHTVYVPKQQSILNDSVKVLPESLPEEELTREVRYRSGTNTLGIVFFCLVFGTFLGTLGEKGQVVIDFFKAVFEVIMRMVSSVMWLTPLGITSVIAGKILGVDDLGLVMSQLAWFIITVVVGVFFYQLVIMQLIYLAFVRKNPFKFYAGLAQGTLTAFAMASTAAALPITFRLMNEKLRVDPRITRFVLPIGCNINMDGTALFVAVASIFIAQMNGIYLGFGEIITVILTSTAASVSSASVPSAALVLLLVVLSAIDAPVQDVSLLFAIDWFVDRVRTTNNMLGDCYAAAVVEQLSKKELMAVDAAAYQSEAVLPTTVANGCISASRVPDPDTVIVEMQDDSKKNGIAK; from the exons ATGGAGGAGAAATCATCGGCCCGATTTTCAGAGTACCTCTTTGCCAAAATGGGCGGGCAGGACGTCCTGGCCTCGCAGGGTCCCCGCAAGGTGACAGCCGACACGAGGAAGTGGATTCAGGACAACCTTCTCCTCCTCATCACATTGTCGGGTGTTCTGCTTGGCGTCATCCTCG GCTTCGGATTGCGACCCCTTGAACTAGGCGGCAATGCAGTAATGCTGATCAGCTACCCCGGAGAGCTGTTTATGAGACTACTCAAGCTGATGATTCTGCCCCTGGTAATAGCCAGCCTAATATCGG GGTCGGCGAGTCTGAACGCTCGAATGAACGGCAAGATTGCGGTGAGAACGCTGGTCTACTTCATCCTGACATCTCTCTTCAACGCCATACTCGGAGTGGCTTTAGTCATAGCGATTCACCCGGGAGATCCGGGTCTCAGGGAGTCACCAGCGACGGCGCCACGTGCCAGACTCGTCAATATCCTGGATAGCCTGTTGGACCTGGGAAG GAACATGTTCCCGGACAATCTGTTTCAAGCGGCTTTTCAGCAG GCACACACTGTGTATGTCCCGAAGCAGCAGTCGATCCTGAACGACTCGGTGAAGGTGCTTCCGGAGAGTCTCCCCGAAGAGGAACTGACCAGGGAGGTGCGGTACAGAAGTGGCACCAATACGTTGGGCATCGTATTCTTTTGTCTAGTGTTCGGCACCTTCCTGGGCACTCTAGGCGAGAAGGGTCAAGTAGTGATCGACTTCTTCAAGGCGGTATTCGAGGTGATAATGCGAATGGTCTCCAGCGTGATGTG GTTGACACCGTTGGGAATAACATCAGTGATCGCCGGTAAGATACTCGGGGTCGATGATCTTGGTCTCGTGATGTCGCAGCTGGCCTGGTTCATCATTACCGTCGTCGTCGGCGTCTTCTTTTATCAGCTGGTTATCATGCAGCTGATCTATCTGGCCTTTGTCCGCAAGAACCCCTTTAAGTTCTACGCGGGTCTGGCCCAGGGCACCCTCACCGCCTTCGCCATGGCTTCAAC GGCCGCCGCTCTTCCCATCACCTTTCGGCTGATGAACGAAAAGCTCCGGGTCGATCCGCGGATCACGAGATTCGTCCTGCCCATCGGTTGCAACATAAACATGGACGGCACTGCTCTCTTCGTCGCTGTAGCCAGCATCTTCATCGCTCAAATGAACGGGATCTACCTCGGCTTTGGAGAGATCATCACTGTGAT ACTGACCTCGACTGCCGCTTCCGTTTCATCCGCATCGGTGCCCAGCGCAGCTTTGGTACTTCTTCTAGTTGTCCTCAGTGCAATCGACGCTCCTGTTCAGGACGTCTCGCTTCTATTTGCTATCGACTGGTTTGT cGATCGCGTTCGAACCACGAATAACATGCTGGGCGATTGTTACGCGGCTGCGGTTGTCGAACAGTTGTCGAAAAAGGAACTCATGGCGGTTGACGCTGCCGCGTATCAG TCAGAAGCTGTTCTGCCCACCACAGTTGCAAATGGCTGCATTTCGGCGAGCAGAGTACCGGACCCAGACACCGTGATCGTCGAGATGCAGGATGATTCAAAGAAGAACGGCATCGCCAAGTAA
- the LOC124179219 gene encoding excitatory amino acid transporter isoform X4: MEEKSSARFSEYLFAKMGGQDVLASQGPRKVTADTRKWIQDNLLLLITLSGVLLGVILGFGLRPLELGGNAVMLISYPGELFMRLLKLMILPLVIASLISGSASLNARMNGKIAVRTLVYFILTSLFNAILGVALVIAIHPGDPGLRESPATAPRARLVNILDSLLDLGRNMFPDNLFQAAFQQAHTVYVPKQQSILNDSVKVLPESLPEEELTREVRYRSGTNTLGIVFFCLVFGTFLGTLGEKGQVVIDFFKAVFEVIMRMVSSVMWLTPLGITSVIAGKILGVDDLGLVMSQLAWFIITVVVGVFFYQLVIMQLIYLAFVRKNPFKFYAGLAQGTLTAFAMASTAAALPITFRLMNEKLRVDPRITRFVLPIGCNINMDGTALFVAVASIFIAQMNGIYLGFGEIITVILTSTAASVSSASVPSAALVLLLVVLSAIDAPVQDVSLLFAIDWFVDRVRTTNNMLGDCYAAAVVEQLSKKELMAVDAAAYQSETKVGPFFTRSQKLFCPPQLQMAAFRRAEYRTQTP; encoded by the exons ATGGAGGAGAAATCATCGGCCCGATTTTCAGAGTACCTCTTTGCCAAAATGGGCGGGCAGGACGTCCTGGCCTCGCAGGGTCCCCGCAAGGTGACAGCCGACACGAGGAAGTGGATTCAGGACAACCTTCTCCTCCTCATCACATTGTCGGGTGTTCTGCTTGGCGTCATCCTCG GCTTCGGATTGCGACCCCTTGAACTAGGCGGCAATGCAGTAATGCTGATCAGCTACCCCGGAGAGCTGTTTATGAGACTACTCAAGCTGATGATTCTGCCCCTGGTAATAGCCAGCCTAATATCGG GGTCGGCGAGTCTGAACGCTCGAATGAACGGCAAGATTGCGGTGAGAACGCTGGTCTACTTCATCCTGACATCTCTCTTCAACGCCATACTCGGAGTGGCTTTAGTCATAGCGATTCACCCGGGAGATCCGGGTCTCAGGGAGTCACCAGCGACGGCGCCACGTGCCAGACTCGTCAATATCCTGGATAGCCTGTTGGACCTGGGAAG GAACATGTTCCCGGACAATCTGTTTCAAGCGGCTTTTCAGCAG GCACACACTGTGTATGTCCCGAAGCAGCAGTCGATCCTGAACGACTCGGTGAAGGTGCTTCCGGAGAGTCTCCCCGAAGAGGAACTGACCAGGGAGGTGCGGTACAGAAGTGGCACCAATACGTTGGGCATCGTATTCTTTTGTCTAGTGTTCGGCACCTTCCTGGGCACTCTAGGCGAGAAGGGTCAAGTAGTGATCGACTTCTTCAAGGCGGTATTCGAGGTGATAATGCGAATGGTCTCCAGCGTGATGTG GTTGACACCGTTGGGAATAACATCAGTGATCGCCGGTAAGATACTCGGGGTCGATGATCTTGGTCTCGTGATGTCGCAGCTGGCCTGGTTCATCATTACCGTCGTCGTCGGCGTCTTCTTTTATCAGCTGGTTATCATGCAGCTGATCTATCTGGCCTTTGTCCGCAAGAACCCCTTTAAGTTCTACGCGGGTCTGGCCCAGGGCACCCTCACCGCCTTCGCCATGGCTTCAAC GGCCGCCGCTCTTCCCATCACCTTTCGGCTGATGAACGAAAAGCTCCGGGTCGATCCGCGGATCACGAGATTCGTCCTGCCCATCGGTTGCAACATAAACATGGACGGCACTGCTCTCTTCGTCGCTGTAGCCAGCATCTTCATCGCTCAAATGAACGGGATCTACCTCGGCTTTGGAGAGATCATCACTGTGAT ACTGACCTCGACTGCCGCTTCCGTTTCATCCGCATCGGTGCCCAGCGCAGCTTTGGTACTTCTTCTAGTTGTCCTCAGTGCAATCGACGCTCCTGTTCAGGACGTCTCGCTTCTATTTGCTATCGACTGGTTTGT cGATCGCGTTCGAACCACGAATAACATGCTGGGCGATTGTTACGCGGCTGCGGTTGTCGAACAGTTGTCGAAAAAGGAACTCATGGCGGTTGACGCTGCCGCGTATCAG TCAGAGACTAAGGTAGGGCCATTTTTTACACGCAGTCAGAAGCTGTTCTGCCCACCACAGTTGCAAATGGCTGCATTTCGGCGAGCAGAGTACCGGACCCAGACACCGTGA